One Rhodococcus sp. P1Y DNA window includes the following coding sequences:
- a CDS encoding phosphatidate cytidylyltransferase produces MKQGEGVVAGTERPLGSAAPDPSKSAGKAGRNLPAAIAVGGALGVSLILVMVFAPLVWIGVVAAALAVATYEVSKRLRESAVLVPRIPLIVGGQAIIWSAWPWGTTGVLSATAGTVLVCMVWLLLQQGLGAAPKNYLRELAVTILVACWLPLLASFAVLMVLQENGAGRVLVFLIGVVCSDVGGYVAGVLFGKHPMAPAISPKKSWEGLAGSLLFCVIGCLLTVTLILNANSMIGVLLGVVLVVTGTLGDLIESQVKRDLRIKDMGTLLPGHGGIMDRLDSLLPSAFVAWLVFAVLL; encoded by the coding sequence ATGAAACAAGGAGAAGGCGTCGTGGCGGGTACGGAACGACCATTGGGGTCAGCCGCGCCCGACCCGTCGAAATCCGCAGGCAAAGCAGGGCGCAACCTCCCCGCTGCTATTGCTGTAGGTGGCGCGCTCGGTGTCTCGCTCATCCTGGTCATGGTGTTCGCGCCGTTGGTGTGGATCGGTGTCGTCGCAGCCGCGTTGGCGGTGGCGACGTACGAGGTGTCCAAGCGCCTGCGCGAGTCCGCAGTGCTGGTTCCTCGAATTCCACTGATCGTCGGTGGGCAGGCCATCATCTGGTCGGCGTGGCCGTGGGGAACCACGGGAGTTCTGAGTGCCACGGCGGGCACCGTTCTCGTCTGCATGGTCTGGCTGCTCCTGCAGCAGGGGCTCGGCGCAGCACCCAAGAATTACTTGAGGGAGCTGGCCGTCACGATCCTGGTCGCGTGCTGGCTTCCGCTGCTTGCGTCGTTCGCGGTGTTGATGGTTCTTCAGGAGAACGGCGCCGGTCGCGTTCTGGTCTTCCTCATCGGAGTCGTGTGTTCGGACGTCGGTGGTTACGTAGCCGGTGTTCTGTTCGGCAAGCACCCGATGGCACCCGCGATCAGCCCGAAGAAGTCCTGGGAAGGTCTCGCTGGATCGTTGTTGTTCTGCGTAATCGGGTGTCTGCTGACGGTCACACTGATCTTGAATGCCAACTCGATGATCGGCGTGCTTCTCGGTGTCGTTCTCGTCGTCACCGGAACTCTGGGCGACCTCATCGAGTCGCAAGTGAAGCGCGATCTACGAATCAAGGATATGGGCACCCTGCTTCCCGGACACGGCGGCATCATGGATCGTCTCGACTCGCTGTTGCCGTCGGCGTTCGTTGCCTGGTTGGTCTTCGCAGTTCTCTTGTGA
- a CDS encoding class I SAM-dependent methyltransferase yields the protein MSPPENRAPHSIPSPNIWNWPRVYEAENRAQDVDGRIVAVLRRVAPWDGGTVVDVGCGTGFHLPLFASTAKHVIGVEPYEPLVIAAKRRTADLGNVSLAVGHAESLPLPAESADVIHARTAYFFGVGSGPGIAEAMRVLRPGGTLVVVDLDVSASPYGDWMRSDLPKYNCEAVEAFFWAQGFEMERVDTVWRFPDRPTLRKVLGIEFTERTAARAAKSIPGLEIDVRYRVHWRRKPLGLERA from the coding sequence GTGAGTCCGCCCGAGAACAGAGCCCCACACTCGATCCCCAGTCCGAACATCTGGAATTGGCCTCGGGTGTACGAGGCGGAGAACCGAGCGCAGGACGTCGATGGGCGCATCGTGGCGGTACTGCGGAGGGTCGCGCCGTGGGACGGCGGAACGGTCGTCGACGTCGGATGTGGGACCGGGTTCCACCTCCCGCTGTTCGCCTCGACCGCGAAGCACGTCATCGGAGTCGAGCCATACGAACCGCTGGTAATCGCTGCGAAGCGTCGGACAGCGGATCTCGGCAATGTGAGTCTCGCTGTCGGGCACGCCGAATCCTTACCCCTGCCGGCCGAGTCGGCCGATGTGATTCATGCGCGAACCGCGTACTTCTTCGGCGTGGGCTCCGGTCCGGGAATCGCCGAGGCGATGCGAGTGCTGCGACCGGGAGGCACGTTGGTTGTTGTCGACCTCGATGTGTCCGCGTCGCCCTACGGGGATTGGATGCGCAGCGATCTGCCCAAGTACAACTGTGAGGCCGTCGAAGCGTTCTTCTGGGCGCAAGGATTCGAGATGGAGCGGGTAGACACGGTGTGGCGGTTTCCCGATCGTCCGACGCTACGCAAGGTTCTCGGCATCGAGTTCACCGAACGCACGGCGGCCAGGGCTGCCAAAAGCATCCCTGGCCTGGAAATCGATGTGCGCTATCGAGTCCATTGGCGACGAAAGCCGCTGGGACTCGAGCGAGCGTGA
- a CDS encoding MinD/ParA family ATP-binding protein: MDREQTHGTSAAWSIRAQPSSSGPRRPSSTPVEPVKNAGRPSFPPSGASMNGERQAPPWQTPRGADRQSPPRYTPPAEPATSRPNQEWTPPWSTGQGQPPVQYQPDQGQAPQGAGQSDPRYQPTSQDLAPDSLLSRPKRASTSGWRRGVHRLTGGVINPGESTAEERYRNQVERIRQPVLGDYRIAFLSLKGGVGKTTTTLGLGSTFASLRGDCVIAVDANPDFGTLGERVPNQTSSTVRDLLADADNIRRYSDIRAHTSQAPSRLEVLAGERDPAASEMFGEQDYRSVIEMLQVYYNLILTDCGTGIMHSAMNGVLQLANALVLVSSPAVDGARSAAATLDWLQLHGYGHLVERTVVVISSVRPGSSAVDMNLLTQHFLERCRAVLVVPFDEHLAEGAIVDLQLLRPQTRAAFVELAAMVADDFPAASGRHSGPSWR, translated from the coding sequence GTGGATCGCGAGCAAACGCACGGCACGTCGGCCGCGTGGTCGATCCGTGCGCAGCCCAGCTCGAGTGGCCCGCGGCGCCCGAGCAGTACGCCAGTGGAACCGGTGAAGAATGCAGGTCGGCCATCATTTCCCCCGTCCGGCGCGTCCATGAACGGTGAGCGTCAAGCGCCGCCGTGGCAGACGCCTCGGGGCGCGGATCGTCAATCTCCGCCGCGCTACACCCCACCTGCTGAGCCCGCGACGTCGAGACCGAACCAGGAGTGGACCCCGCCGTGGTCCACCGGTCAGGGTCAGCCCCCGGTTCAGTACCAACCGGATCAGGGTCAGGCCCCACAAGGCGCCGGTCAATCGGACCCTCGGTACCAGCCGACAAGTCAGGACCTCGCCCCCGACAGTCTGCTCAGTCGTCCGAAACGTGCGTCGACCTCGGGATGGCGGCGTGGAGTACACCGACTCACGGGTGGCGTGATCAATCCCGGCGAATCGACAGCCGAAGAGCGCTACCGAAATCAGGTCGAGAGAATCCGTCAACCCGTCCTGGGGGACTACCGGATCGCCTTTCTGTCGCTCAAGGGCGGAGTTGGAAAGACGACCACCACACTGGGGCTCGGGTCGACGTTCGCGTCGCTTCGCGGCGACTGCGTCATTGCAGTCGATGCCAACCCCGACTTCGGGACGCTCGGCGAGCGTGTACCCAATCAGACCTCGTCGACTGTCCGGGACCTGTTGGCGGATGCGGACAACATTCGCCGCTACTCCGATATCCGGGCGCATACGTCGCAGGCTCCGAGTCGACTCGAAGTTCTTGCAGGAGAACGTGATCCGGCAGCGTCGGAAATGTTCGGCGAGCAGGACTATCGCTCGGTCATCGAAATGCTGCAGGTGTACTACAACCTCATCCTGACGGATTGCGGTACCGGCATCATGCATTCGGCGATGAACGGCGTGCTGCAGTTGGCGAACGCTTTGGTGTTGGTGTCATCGCCCGCCGTCGACGGAGCTCGTAGCGCGGCTGCCACCCTCGACTGGCTGCAGTTGCACGGTTACGGCCACCTCGTCGAACGAACGGTGGTTGTCATCAGTTCGGTGCGTCCCGGTTCGTCGGCTGTCGACATGAATCTGCTTACGCAGCATTTTCTGGAACGATGCCGCGCAGTGCTCGTAGTGCCGTTCGACGAGCATCTCGCCGAAGGAGCGATCGTCGATCTTCAACTGCTCCGACCACAGACCAGGGCGGCGTTCGTCGAACTGGCCGCTATGGTCGCCGACGATTTTCCCGCCGCTTCGGGTCGCCACTCCGGGCCGAGCTGGCGATAG
- a CDS encoding LapA family protein, which translates to MSTPAGDRYDGQALDPTAVPATYQDTSPSPITTPDSDEHSAPDPEAVRDTRPPAGTSPDGIAHTKAAATWTGLVVGALVLVLLLIFILQNLDAIPVNIFVWTFELPLGVSMLLAAIAGALVMALAGGVRILQIRRAAKRK; encoded by the coding sequence ATGTCCACACCAGCAGGCGACAGGTACGACGGCCAGGCCCTCGACCCGACGGCAGTTCCAGCGACGTACCAAGACACGTCCCCTTCGCCCATCACGACCCCGGACTCAGACGAGCACAGTGCTCCGGACCCCGAAGCGGTTCGTGACACCAGGCCGCCTGCCGGCACGTCGCCGGACGGTATCGCCCACACCAAAGCCGCAGCTACGTGGACTGGGTTGGTCGTCGGAGCGCTCGTTCTCGTCTTGCTTTTGATTTTCATCCTTCAGAATTTGGACGCAATACCGGTGAACATCTTCGTGTGGACGTTCGAGCTGCCACTCGGTGTGAGCATGCTGCTTGCTGCCATCGCGGGCGCGTTGGTGATGGCCCTTGCGGGCGGCGTCCGAATTCTTCAGATTCGACGCGCGGCAAAGCGCAAGTAA
- the dprA gene encoding DNA-processing protein DprA, with the protein MNVHDPRRLAWAYLSRVAQGPHRPLAEFAAQAGPEEARAAVIGGILGERLQVRSHIDTAASDLDMVRALGGRLVTPDDEEWPMWRMLAFDGAGMPAGVDSCAPCALWVLGRTPITDLVERAVSVVGTRAASAYGEHVTAEIAGDLAVDGWTIVSGAAFGIDAAAHRAALGVSGKTVAVLACGVDRAYPSGHARLLQRIADSGAVVSEYGPGTTPAKHRFLARNRVVAAFGSAVVVVEAGWRSGARNTAAWAHKLGRPVLAVPGPVTSASSKGCHRMIREGEARLVADAHDVVAEAGPSGEVGEGRPSMFRDIDALSDNALLVYEALPATGTRSPRELSELSSLPLTKVRSVLPLLELEGFVASDETGWFRVVRS; encoded by the coding sequence GTGAACGTCCACGATCCACGTCGACTTGCATGGGCGTACCTCTCACGCGTTGCGCAAGGTCCGCATCGGCCTTTGGCCGAGTTCGCTGCTCAGGCGGGCCCGGAGGAAGCGCGCGCGGCTGTGATCGGCGGCATTCTGGGAGAACGGCTCCAGGTCAGATCCCACATCGACACGGCTGCTTCGGATTTGGACATGGTCCGTGCGCTCGGGGGACGGCTGGTGACGCCCGACGACGAGGAATGGCCGATGTGGCGGATGCTCGCGTTCGACGGAGCCGGAATGCCGGCCGGTGTAGATTCCTGTGCGCCCTGCGCGTTGTGGGTACTCGGCCGCACACCGATCACCGATCTCGTGGAGAGAGCGGTGTCGGTCGTCGGCACACGCGCGGCGAGTGCATACGGCGAACACGTGACCGCGGAAATAGCTGGGGATCTGGCAGTGGATGGCTGGACGATCGTGTCGGGGGCGGCCTTCGGCATCGACGCAGCTGCCCACCGGGCGGCCCTCGGAGTGTCGGGTAAGACGGTCGCGGTCCTTGCATGCGGCGTCGATCGCGCCTACCCGTCCGGCCACGCCAGACTGCTGCAGCGAATTGCCGACAGCGGTGCGGTCGTCAGTGAATACGGACCCGGCACAACACCTGCGAAGCATCGGTTTCTGGCGCGCAATCGTGTGGTTGCCGCATTCGGTTCCGCTGTCGTCGTAGTCGAGGCCGGATGGAGGAGCGGAGCACGAAACACCGCGGCCTGGGCGCACAAGCTCGGCAGGCCAGTCCTGGCGGTACCCGGGCCGGTAACTTCGGCATCGTCGAAGGGTTGCCACCGAATGATCAGAGAGGGTGAAGCCCGTCTCGTCGCAGACGCACACGATGTGGTCGCGGAGGCAGGTCCCTCGGGTGAGGTCGGCGAGGGTCGGCCGTCGATGTTCCGCGACATCGACGCACTCTCCGACAACGCCTTGCTTGTCTACGAGGCCCTACCCGCAACCGGCACACGATCACCTCGGGAGCTTTCCGAACTGTCATCGCTGCCGTTGACCAAGGTGCGTTCGGTGCTCCCACTGCTCGAACTCGAAGGGTTCGTGGCCAGCGACGAAACGGGCTGGTTTCGTGTGGTGAGATCGTGA
- a CDS encoding M23 family metallopeptidase yields the protein MTLRGLVMGTAVLLAAVLPSAPTAAARPSNFGWPLDPRPQVVTAFAPPEHDWLPGHRGVDLAGRNDQTVRAAGDGIVAFAGVVAGKPVVSVEHPNGLRTTYEPVAASVVEGERVRTGDALGVLAGGHSGCDGTCLHWGVRRGREYLDPLALVRTTPVRLKPLGSGL from the coding sequence ATGACACTTCGCGGCCTTGTTATGGGGACAGCCGTTCTTCTGGCAGCAGTACTTCCGAGTGCCCCGACTGCAGCCGCCCGGCCGAGCAACTTCGGGTGGCCGCTCGATCCGAGACCCCAGGTCGTCACTGCCTTCGCCCCACCCGAACACGATTGGTTACCCGGGCACCGCGGCGTCGACCTTGCGGGCCGCAACGATCAAACAGTGCGTGCCGCCGGCGATGGAATTGTTGCGTTCGCCGGCGTCGTAGCAGGAAAACCGGTTGTGTCGGTCGAGCATCCGAACGGTCTCCGAACGACATACGAACCCGTCGCAGCGAGCGTCGTCGAAGGCGAACGCGTACGTACGGGCGACGCACTCGGCGTGCTCGCGGGCGGACACTCCGGATGCGACGGGACATGCCTCCATTGGGGTGTGCGCCGCGGCCGCGAGTACCTCGACCCCCTGGCGCTCGTTCGCACCACACCCGTCCGACTCAAGCCGCTCGGTTCGGGGCTCTGA
- a CDS encoding tyrosine recombinase XerC: protein MVDPLPPTLRVHLEEYAEHLTLGRARSPHTVRAYLRDAESLLVHLVETDSWTGVDSLDLRVLRSWLAEQARRGSARTSMARRASSAKAFTAWLQRSGRIDHDPALRLAAPRAARALPSVLKQSQAADAMSAAELGSRELDPIALRDRSIVELLYATGIRVSELCGLDLGDVDTARRLVRVVGKGDKERSAPYGVPAATSLEVWIERGRPEFVAERSGSALFLGRRGGRLDPRQARTAVHDVLAAVPGAPDLGPHGLRHSAATHLLEGGADLRVVQELLGHSSLATTQIYTHVSVDRLRAVHDRAHPRA from the coding sequence ATGGTCGACCCTCTGCCGCCGACACTCAGGGTGCATCTGGAGGAGTACGCCGAGCATCTGACTCTCGGTCGTGCTCGCTCGCCGCACACTGTTCGTGCCTATCTGCGTGACGCGGAGTCGCTTCTCGTTCATCTGGTGGAAACCGATTCCTGGACCGGCGTGGACTCGCTCGATCTGCGAGTGCTCCGATCCTGGCTCGCGGAACAGGCTCGACGGGGCTCTGCTCGGACGTCGATGGCCCGCCGTGCATCGTCTGCAAAGGCGTTCACGGCGTGGCTGCAGCGAAGTGGGCGGATCGATCATGATCCGGCGTTGCGGCTCGCGGCGCCGCGTGCGGCGCGGGCTCTACCGTCGGTTCTCAAACAGAGCCAGGCCGCAGACGCCATGTCGGCCGCGGAACTGGGTTCGAGGGAGCTGGATCCGATCGCGCTGCGGGACCGGTCGATCGTCGAACTGCTGTATGCGACGGGCATCCGAGTGAGCGAACTGTGTGGTCTCGATCTGGGCGACGTCGACACCGCTCGGCGGCTCGTACGCGTCGTAGGTAAGGGAGACAAGGAGAGGTCGGCGCCCTACGGCGTTCCCGCCGCGACCTCCCTGGAAGTCTGGATCGAACGCGGTCGACCTGAGTTCGTGGCAGAACGTTCCGGGTCCGCCCTGTTCCTGGGACGCCGAGGCGGGCGGCTCGACCCTCGGCAGGCTCGTACCGCGGTACACGATGTCCTCGCTGCCGTCCCCGGCGCTCCTGACTTGGGTCCGCACGGATTGAGACACTCAGCTGCCACGCACCTACTCGAGGGAGGCGCGGACCTTCGGGTTGTACAGGAACTTCTCGGCCATTCGTCGTTGGCAACGACACAGATCTACACGCACGTATCTGTCGACAGGTTGCGCGCAGTCCACGACCGGGCGCATCCACGAGCGTGA
- a CDS encoding siderophore-interacting protein encodes MARSTTTLTVLRTEELTPHMQRVYLGGSGFEDFEPAGYTDSYVKLIFGSGDDEIKRTYTVRSVDSAAREIAIDFVVHGDEGVAGPWAARVEPGEEISMYGPSGAYSPRPDADWHLFAGDESAIPAIAAAVESLPEDAIAKVFIEVADRKDEIYLETLAVVDVTWIHRGATSNEVGDDKSGDHAPLIEAVRSTEWLPGQAQVFIHGEAQAVMHNLRGYVRKERGVSAEWASISGYWRKGRTEETFRAWKRELAEAESGADV; translated from the coding sequence GTGGCACGAAGCACAACAACGCTGACCGTCCTCCGAACCGAGGAACTGACGCCGCACATGCAACGGGTGTACCTCGGAGGTTCGGGGTTCGAGGACTTCGAACCCGCTGGGTACACCGATTCGTACGTGAAGCTGATTTTCGGTTCCGGTGACGATGAGATCAAACGAACGTACACGGTCCGATCCGTCGATTCCGCAGCTCGAGAAATCGCCATCGACTTCGTCGTTCATGGAGACGAGGGGGTCGCCGGACCGTGGGCTGCACGCGTCGAGCCGGGCGAGGAGATCAGTATGTACGGGCCTTCGGGTGCCTACTCTCCGCGACCGGATGCGGACTGGCACCTGTTCGCCGGTGACGAGTCTGCTATCCCGGCCATCGCCGCAGCAGTCGAGTCGCTCCCCGAGGACGCGATTGCCAAGGTCTTCATCGAGGTCGCCGACCGCAAGGACGAGATCTACCTCGAGACGCTCGCCGTAGTCGATGTCACATGGATTCACCGCGGTGCAACCTCCAACGAGGTCGGCGACGACAAATCGGGTGACCACGCGCCACTGATCGAGGCTGTACGCAGCACGGAATGGCTCCCTGGCCAAGCCCAGGTGTTCATCCACGGAGAAGCCCAGGCTGTGATGCACAACCTCCGCGGCTACGTGCGAAAGGAACGCGGCGTCTCTGCGGAATGGGCATCTATCTCTGGTTATTGGCGTAAAGGCAGGACCGAAGAGACCTTCCGTGCGTGGAAGCGCGAACTCGCCGAGGCCGAGTCGGGCGCAGACGTCTGA
- the tsf gene encoding translation elongation factor Ts gives MANYTAADVKRLRELTGSGMMDCKNALAESDGDFDKAVEQLRIKGAKDVGKRAERSTAEGLVVAKGGVLVEINSETDFVAKNEEFQNFAASVAAVAAEGKPADVDALKALDLDGKTVDTALQELSAKIGEKLEIRRVVSFDGPVATYLHKRSADLPPAVGVLVEYTGEGEAAAEAARAAAMQVAALKAKYVTRDEVPEEVVASERRIAEETAREEGKPEQALPKIIEGRVNGFFKDVVLTEQSSVQDSKKSVKAILDEAGVTLTRFARFEVGAS, from the coding sequence ATGGCGAACTACACCGCCGCTGACGTAAAGCGGCTCCGCGAGCTCACCGGCTCCGGAATGATGGACTGCAAGAACGCACTGGCAGAGTCCGACGGCGATTTCGACAAGGCCGTCGAGCAGCTCCGCATCAAGGGTGCCAAGGACGTCGGCAAGCGCGCCGAGCGGTCCACGGCCGAGGGCCTCGTCGTCGCCAAGGGAGGCGTTCTCGTCGAGATCAACTCCGAAACCGACTTCGTTGCCAAGAACGAAGAGTTCCAGAACTTCGCAGCATCGGTTGCGGCCGTCGCCGCCGAGGGCAAGCCTGCCGATGTCGACGCGCTCAAGGCGCTCGACTTGGACGGAAAGACCGTCGATACCGCACTTCAGGAGCTCTCGGCCAAGATCGGCGAGAAGCTGGAGATTCGTCGTGTCGTGTCTTTCGACGGCCCTGTCGCCACCTACCTCCACAAGCGCAGCGCGGATCTTCCGCCCGCGGTCGGCGTTCTCGTCGAGTACACCGGTGAGGGCGAAGCTGCAGCTGAGGCTGCTCGTGCCGCAGCGATGCAGGTCGCTGCGCTCAAGGCGAAGTACGTCACCCGCGACGAGGTTCCCGAGGAGGTCGTCGCATCCGAGCGTCGCATCGCCGAGGAGACCGCACGCGAAGAAGGCAAGCCCGAGCAGGCTTTGCCGAAGATCATCGAAGGTCGCGTCAACGGATTCTTCAAGGACGTCGTCCTGACCGAGCAGTCGTCGGTGCAGGATTCGAAGAAGTCCGTCAAGGCAATTCTCGACGAGGCCGGCGTGACGCTCACTCGTTTTGCGCGGTTCGAGGTCGGCGCAAGCTGA
- a CDS encoding HpcH/HpaI aldolase/citrate lyase family protein, with product METPVTSGVAPERARSWLLVPATKPETFTAAIESDVDAVILDIEDAVAPSAKPAARDAVVSWLEAGNAAWVRINDATTTFWADDLAALSGLKGLVGVMLAKTESGSQVEATAARLDPGTRILALVESAVGLEAAPEIARAESTFRLAFGSGDFRRDTGMSDEPLAMAYPRSRLVVSSRAARLPGPIDGPTLTANESILARDSALTVSMGMTGKLCMHAEQAPTVNRELAPSSGDVTWADEVVDALGADGARVKDGSDLPRLAKALKIREAAEIFGVHAAH from the coding sequence ATGGAGACCCCAGTGACATCTGGAGTTGCACCCGAGCGCGCGCGATCGTGGCTGCTGGTGCCCGCGACGAAGCCGGAAACATTCACCGCCGCCATCGAATCCGATGTCGACGCCGTTATCCTCGACATCGAGGACGCCGTCGCACCCAGCGCTAAGCCTGCTGCCCGCGACGCGGTCGTGTCCTGGTTGGAGGCCGGCAACGCTGCGTGGGTCCGAATCAACGATGCAACCACGACCTTCTGGGCCGACGATCTTGCAGCCCTGTCCGGACTGAAGGGGCTCGTCGGCGTCATGCTGGCGAAGACCGAAAGCGGAAGTCAGGTCGAGGCAACCGCAGCTCGGCTCGATCCGGGCACACGTATCCTCGCTCTGGTCGAGTCTGCAGTAGGCCTAGAAGCAGCTCCCGAAATCGCACGTGCAGAGTCGACCTTCCGACTTGCGTTCGGCAGCGGCGACTTTCGCCGAGACACCGGAATGAGCGATGAACCACTCGCCATGGCTTACCCGCGTTCACGACTGGTCGTGTCCTCTCGCGCTGCGCGGCTGCCCGGGCCCATCGACGGACCGACGCTCACCGCGAACGAGAGCATCCTTGCCCGCGACTCCGCATTGACAGTGTCCATGGGCATGACGGGCAAATTGTGTATGCACGCTGAGCAAGCCCCCACCGTCAACCGCGAGCTCGCGCCCTCCTCGGGAGATGTCACCTGGGCGGACGAGGTAGTCGACGCCCTCGGAGCCGACGGTGCACGCGTGAAGGACGGCAGTGACCTGCCGCGTCTGGCCAAAGCACTCAAGATTCGCGAAGCCGCCGAAATCTTCGGAGTTCACGCAGCTCACTGA
- the rpsB gene encoding 30S ribosomal protein S2, whose amino-acid sequence MAVVTMKQLLDSGTHFGHQTRRWNPKMKRFIFTDRNGIYIIDLQQTLTFIDKAYEFVKETVAHGGTVLFVGTKKQAQESIAAEATRVGMPYVNQRWLGGMLTNFQTVHKRLLRLKELEAMEQTGGFEGRTKKEILMLTREMTKLDRTLGGIRDMAKVPSAIWIVDTNKEHIAVGEARKLKIPVIAILDTNCDPDVVDYPIPGNDDAIRSAALLTKVVASAVAEGVQARAGLNTSTDAKPEVGAGEPLAEWELEQLAQASPAAEATQEAAAEAPAAEEAPAAEAPATQA is encoded by the coding sequence ATGGCTGTAGTAACCATGAAGCAGCTGCTCGACAGCGGCACACACTTCGGACACCAGACCCGTCGCTGGAACCCGAAGATGAAGCGATTCATCTTCACCGACCGCAACGGCATCTACATCATCGACTTGCAGCAGACTCTGACCTTCATCGACAAGGCCTACGAGTTCGTCAAGGAGACCGTTGCGCACGGCGGAACGGTTCTGTTCGTCGGCACCAAGAAGCAGGCACAGGAGTCCATCGCCGCTGAAGCAACTCGCGTGGGTATGCCCTACGTGAACCAGCGCTGGCTCGGTGGCATGCTCACCAACTTCCAGACGGTCCACAAGCGCCTTCTCCGCCTCAAAGAGCTCGAGGCAATGGAGCAGACCGGTGGCTTCGAGGGTCGCACCAAGAAGGAAATCCTCATGCTCACGCGTGAGATGACCAAGCTCGACCGCACCCTCGGTGGTATCCGCGACATGGCCAAGGTCCCCTCGGCCATCTGGATCGTCGACACCAACAAGGAGCACATCGCCGTCGGCGAGGCTCGCAAGCTGAAGATCCCGGTCATCGCGATCCTCGACACCAACTGCGATCCCGACGTGGTCGACTACCCGATCCCGGGTAACGACGACGCCATCCGCTCCGCTGCTCTGCTGACCAAGGTCGTCGCGTCGGCAGTTGCCGAGGGTGTCCAGGCTCGCGCTGGACTCAACACGTCCACCGACGCCAAGCCCGAGGTCGGGGCAGGCGAACCTCTCGCAGAGTGGGAGCTCGAGCAGCTCGCGCAGGCTTCCCCCGCGGCCGAGGCCACGCAGGAAGCCGCTGCAGAGGCTCCTGCCGCCGAAGAAGCGCCGGCCGCAGAAGCACCAGCAACGCAGGCTTGA
- the frr gene encoding ribosome recycling factor, with the protein MIDEALFDAEEKMEKAVTVARDDLSSIRTGRANPGMFNRIVVEYYGALTPITQLASINVPEARLVVIKPYEQAQLGPIETAIRNSDLGVNPTNDGNLIRIGVPQLTEERRREFVKQAKGKGEDAKVSIRNVRRKTMEELKRIQKDGEAGEDEVVRAENELDKTTSKYTAAIDELVKRKEADLMEV; encoded by the coding sequence GTGATCGACGAAGCGCTCTTCGACGCCGAGGAAAAAATGGAGAAGGCGGTTACCGTCGCTCGCGACGATCTGTCGTCCATTCGAACCGGTCGCGCGAACCCTGGAATGTTCAACCGCATCGTCGTCGAGTACTACGGCGCGCTGACGCCGATCACCCAGCTGGCGAGTATCAACGTCCCCGAGGCGCGCCTTGTGGTGATCAAGCCCTACGAGCAGGCTCAGCTGGGCCCGATCGAGACGGCGATCCGTAACTCCGATCTCGGAGTCAACCCGACGAACGACGGCAACCTGATTCGTATCGGTGTACCGCAGTTGACGGAAGAGCGCAGGCGCGAGTTCGTCAAGCAGGCCAAGGGCAAGGGCGAGGACGCCAAGGTGTCCATCCGCAACGTGCGTCGCAAGACGATGGAAGAGCTCAAACGAATTCAGAAGGACGGCGAGGCCGGCGAGGACGAGGTCGTGCGTGCCGAGAACGAGCTCGACAAGACGACGTCGAAGTACACGGCTGCGATCGACGAGCTGGTCAAGCGCAAGGAAGCTGATTTGATGGAGGTCTGA
- the pyrH gene encoding UMP kinase: MTDPATDRSGFKRVMLKLGGEMFGGGQVGLDPDVVNNVAEQIAEVVSTGVQVAVVIGGGNFFRGAELQQRGMDRSRSDYMGMLGTVMNCLALQDFLEKQGVATRVQTAITMGQVAEPYLPLRARRHLEKGRVVIFGAGMGMPYFSTDTTAAQRALEIGAEVLLMAKAVDGVYSADPRLDPSATMYDTITHRQVIEKGLKVADATAFSLCMDNQMPIMVFNLLTQGNIARAVAGERIGTLVQS, from the coding sequence ATGACCGATCCCGCCACCGACCGCTCCGGATTCAAGAGAGTGATGCTCAAGTTGGGTGGTGAGATGTTCGGAGGCGGCCAGGTCGGTCTCGACCCGGATGTCGTCAACAACGTCGCCGAGCAGATCGCCGAGGTTGTTTCCACCGGTGTCCAGGTAGCAGTGGTCATCGGCGGGGGGAACTTCTTCCGCGGAGCAGAGCTTCAGCAGCGTGGAATGGACCGCTCGCGGTCCGACTACATGGGAATGCTGGGTACGGTGATGAACTGCCTGGCGCTGCAGGACTTCCTGGAGAAACAGGGAGTAGCGACGCGCGTCCAGACGGCGATCACCATGGGCCAGGTAGCCGAACCGTATCTCCCGTTGCGCGCCCGCCGACACCTCGAGAAGGGTCGTGTCGTCATCTTCGGTGCTGGCATGGGAATGCCGTATTTCTCCACCGACACCACCGCAGCTCAGCGGGCACTGGAGATCGGAGCCGAGGTCCTGCTGATGGCGAAGGCGGTGGACGGTGTCTATTCTGCCGATCCCCGCCTCGATCCGAGCGCGACCATGTACGACACGATCACCCACCGCCAGGTGATCGAAAAGGGGCTCAAGGTCGCCGACGCGACCGCGTTCAGCCTATGTATGGACAATCAGATGCCGATCATGGTGTTCAACCTGTTGACACAGGGGAACATTGCCCGCGCTGTCGCGGGTGAACGCATCGGAACCCTGGTCCAGTCGTGA